The genomic DNA TTGTTTagattctgctgctgctgtccagaTGTCTTGTcccccccctccttttttttcttccctttcccttacttagaatatttttttaaaagggcaCATCTGgagcctttttttaaaaaatgtgcgTGTGTGTTTATGTCTCGTTTGTGTTGTGTTAGGCTTAAACAAATAACTCGCAGTGTGCACAGCAAAGGCGTGTAGGAAACCGGTaattccccctcctccccacccTTCACCGTTCAGTTTTAAGTgcaacaaacaaataaaaaaaaaaacataaatccCAGCTACGAGCGCTTCCCGAGCCCGCGCATCCCCCTCGCACCGTTGCGCCCGGGCAGCGCGGAGGGTGCGCGGGCAGCGGGAACCGCGCTCCGCGGGCTCGGGGCTCCGCTCGCGTTTCTGCGGAACCGGGCTGTGCCgattcctccctccttcctccacGGGTCGgtccttttcctgtgttttattAGGATCTGTcgagagggttttttttccccccatgcGATTTCCGAAGGACATCCCCCACTCACACCAAGGCACCCTGTATTAACTAAGTCGTAGCTATATCGTACTCGGAGTCACGATTTATTTGGGTAGAATTATTTATACACCGTAATCACTGCAAGATGTGCCTCCCTCGCTTGGGAAGTTAGCTGTCCCCTTGAAGTTATTGAAATCAAATGCCTTCGATTGCGTTGGCTGACATATTTACTGCTGTGTCTATTGTCAAATTAACTGTAATCGCAACTTTTTGCCTTTAAATCAATGCAGATGGACCGAGCGGGGGCGGGAAGGACGGAGCCTTACGGATCTTATACCTTTTTCGAGAGCAATTATTTCCTTAAAGTTTTGCCTGCTTGATTAATCGTGCCCCCTTCCCAAGAGCTCCTGCTTCCCATCCGGTTTATTTCCCGGTTTCTATAATTAGTTGCTCCAGCCCGCGTTTCCTATCCCCCTCCTCGCCGCCCCCCCCCTCTCCGCACACACACAGGCGCGCACACGCTCCTAAATTCCCCCCGATGGGGCTGCCTCGACAGTCACTCGGCGCCGTCCCGCTCTCTCCTCTCCGCAGTTCTTCGTGCCCGCCAGCCCCAGCACGACCTGCTGCGAGGCCGCCCCCCGCTCCGGGCCGGATGCCTCCTCGGCGCCGGCCGCCGCCTCGCTGTGCTGCGCCCCGTACGAGAGCCGGCTGCTGGCGCCCGGCCGCGCCGAGCTCAATGCGGCGCTGGGCATGTACAGCGCCCCGTACGCCGCCGGCCAGGGCTACGGCAACTACCTGCCCTACGGCGCCGAGCCCGCCGCGCTCTACACCGCGCTGGTGAGTGCCCCGGAGGGGAGGACGGGCTGCAACAGGCGGGAGAAACTTCGCGGTTCGCAGTCGGTACCGCGGCGGGGGAGtgggagcggggccggcccgTCGGGGATGGGGGGCGCGGAGGGACGCGGCTGCCGCGGGGAGCCGGGGCTATGCCGGGCTCTGCTGGACGCCAAACGCCGCCGCTTCCCTTGCAGAACCCCCAGTATGAAATCAAAGACGGCGCCGGCACGTTGCACTCGGGAATCGCGCAGCCCGCTACCTACTACTCCTACGATCATTCCTTGGGGCAGTACCAGTACGACAGGTAAAACCCCTTTGATCAGCGCCCGGCAGCATTAGCATCCCCCTGCGAGGCGGCGGTCGACATCAAACGAGGGGGACGGGGGGGCTCCGACCTGACAAACGTTGTACAAAAGAAACGAGGCGCCCGGGAGCAGCAGACAGCGGAAACCAAAGTTGGGCGGCGATGTcaggagggcaggggcaggaaggCAGGTGGGCAGGGGACACACCGGCCTGCGGCgcggctgggccgggccgggggatTCTTGCCGGACACGGACACCCGCCGGCCCCCCATCCCTAATCATCTCCCAGCAGGTACGGGACGGTGGATTTCGGTGGTTCAGCCAGACGCAAAAATGCAACGCGAGAGACGACGAGTACTCTCAAGACCTGGCTGTACGAGCACCGCAAAAACCCCTACCCCAccaaaggagagaaaatcaTGCTGGCTATCATCACTAAAATGACCCTGACGCAAGTGTCCACTTGGTTTGCTAACGCCAGACGGAGGcttaagaaagaaaacaaaatgaccTGGTCTCCCAAGAACAAAGCcggggaagagaggaaagaaggaaCCCCGAGGGAAGACGATGAATACAGTGCGGAGGGTGAAGGCAGAGGTAGGCGGGAGAGGCAGACAGGCGCCTCCAAGTAGGCTCGAAGTGATTTCGAGGCCCCCCAACTTCCCCGCACCCGCACTAACGCCCTGCCGCCCCTTTTTTCCGCGTGTGTGTCCAAGCAGAGCAGAAGAGCTACAAGGAGGACAAGGACCTGCGGTTCAGCgacctggaggaggaggaagaggaggaggaggaggaggcggggAAGCCGGAGAAGGGCCGgaccagctccctgcaggaagcGCCCAGCCTGGGCGCGGCGCTGCCCGAGGCTCCGCGCGGCGATTGCAGCCTGCCCGGCCCCTTCCACGCCTTTCCTTGTGCCAAGGCCCCCGCCGCGGACTTCGCCCCCGCCTCCTTGGCCGGCCCGCCGCCGCCCTACGCGCCCGCGGAGAAGCCGCGCATCTGGTCTCTGGCGCGCACGGCCGGGGCCAGCGCGGCGCgcaggggcagccccgaggGCCGCGGCGCGGAgggaggcggcggcgcggcgggggagcagcccctgcccgccAAGGCCTTCCGGAGCTCCGCTTTCAGCCTGCAGCCGCTCCCGCGGAGCTGCGCGTCCCACCGCGGCCTGGGGGAGCCGTGCCAGTTCGCGGCGGCGGGCGAAGGTAcccgcggcggcggggccgcggggacGGGCGGGaccgcgggccgggccgggacgCAGGGCGCGGCGTGAGCCCGCCCGCGCAGCGACAGCCCCGGTGCTCGGCCGTGCCCAGGTGTCAGGTGCAGACGCCGAGGCTTCCCCGCTCCAGGCGAGCGGGCAGGGgagggcggcgggagcgggccGTGCCCACCGCGAGCCGCTTGTGTCTGTGCAGGCTTCGGGCGGGGCGCCAAGGGCGGCCCGGGAGGCACCGAGCTGGGTGGGACGTGCCTGGACAGGCTGCGGACGGCGTTCCGGCCCGTGCTGCGGAGGTGAGGTAGGTGACGGGCCGGCCGCCGGGGCCCCACCTCGCACCAAGCGCTCTCCCGTCCGCCTGGCCCTGGGACACCGCAGCGGCCCCGGCCTGAGAGCGCTGCGCCAAGGCCGCCGCCTTGCCCCGCTCCCGGAGCTCCCGTCCGGGCGGGGCAGCGACCCGCGGCCACTCAGCGCCAGCTCATCACCGCTTCTCCGTCCCGCAGGGCCGCCCGCCCCATCCCGGGCGCTGGCGACGGGGCTCTGGCTGTAAGGAAGCGCTCGCCCTGACGGAACGAAAGAAACCTGTCCCCGGGCCGGCGGCGGCCTCGCAGCTCCGCCCTGCCCTCGCCGGGAAGGGCCGCCGCGGCACAACGTGCTGCGCACATGGGCCGGGGGCCGCGGCGGGCGGAGCGGCCGCAGGACCGGCGCCTCCCCGCCGCTCGCCTGCCATGTGTTCAATATTGCCCATTGACGTCTTtgcaaaaaggaagaaaaacccccaccctagtgttttcttttttccctccacgTCGTGGtttgtttctccttttcctcccaaaCCCTTGCTCTCTGCTCAGCGCCCGCTCTGCTAAGGGGCACCAGTTCGCAGTCGCTcccggggaggaggaggaggagaagcgGCGCAGGTTACGCCGGACTGTTTCTTCCCCGTCTCTGTACATAGATACCGCTGAAAGTATTTTTCGGAGTCTAATTAACACGGGTGAGCTGAACGCCACGAAGCCGCCGGTGACCTCGGAGCTCTCCAGGCAGGAGCCGGCACAGCCCGGGAGGAGCGGCCCCGGGcaccgccgcccgccccggggcACGGCCGGGGCACCCCCGGGCAGCGGGTGGCGAGCGGGCGGCGAAGTAGGACGTTGTTAGTGGGTCACCGCCGTCAGTCAGTCAAaagagcagtgctgcacttTACAGGACAGACGAGAAAGGGAAACCGTATCTCTGcattatttctgtttaattaaaaGTGTCATCAAACACTTTGTGTTCGGACTAATAAACCAAGCAGGGATGAGGAAAGAATGTTTCTTTGTTCCTGTCTCTAGAAGCAGTGgcaataatttaaattaataactGTGGTAATTAAGAGGTCATCTATAGATCAACCCGATACCTGCTATTTCCAAGTTCACCGGGGTCAGCATTTACATTAAGTCATTTGTGGTCAATAGAGTCCAATGAATTCTGCCTTAATAAATCAGGGAAATCAATCTTGAATATCGAGTAGACTTCTATATGTTTACTAAAGGCTACTCAAGACGAGTGGGGCTGCATGACTGGGAGCCCCCTGGGTTTGCGACCGGGGAAGCAATTCGTAGGGgaaaggaggagctgcaggtcaGCGCAGGGAGACGTGAGGGGGCTGCCCCGGCGTCAGCCGCGGCCCTTCCCGGGAGCAGAGGGCACTGGGAAAGAAGGCAAACTTTGTCGGGCTCTGGAGAATCCgggggggaagggaggggaaggtgAGGGCACACgagggcagcaggtgagggCCCGTGGGGAGCTCCGCCGGAGAAGCTGCCCGGCCACGGGGCTTTCCGCACTCCCTGGACAAGAGGCGCTGCAGCAGCAGTCTGTTGCAGTGACCCGAAGCTTAGAGAAGGGGAAATTAAGCTGCGAAAAGATAAACATTATTTCAAGTCGGATTTGAAGGATTAGGGCTTGTAATAAAGAGCATTAGGCCCTTTCGAAGGGTTCTTGCAAGGCGACTTTTCCGCCCACCGGAGAGGACAGGTATTATCTGCCTTGGGAGCACATCTGCAGGCTTCCCACGCGTGTCCGCACGGCAGAGCCGGGCCGAGTCTCCCTCCCGGTTCTGTCCCGTCCTGCCGGGGAGCGACCCGGCTTCCTCCGGTTCCGTTTCCCGCGGCTTTGTTGGAGGCTCCCCggggaggcagctctgcatcTCCCTCCCGAGCTGCTCACGGGACACGAAACCTGCACGGCCCCCGGGCGGCCCGAAGCTCCCCGCGCTGCCggctctgccccggccccgcaaTCCCCCGGCTCGCTCTGCCCTCGCCGCCAAAGAGCCGCGAAACCCGCGGGGAGAGGGAATTAATTAGGCGGGTGGAGGCCTCGGGGTACCTTTAAGGCAGGCACGGAGGTAACCTGCAGGAGTCTTaagacttttatttttcatttattactTTTACTCCCCTTTTATTAAAGGTCAAGTGAGCGAGATGCAGATTATCCCGCCCGCTCAGGACTCCCCTTGCAATCTGTCACGCCGGCAAGATATGTATCGCAAATCTCTCAAAATATAATCTCCGGGAATCATATTCCGAATACTGTTTTGATTAAAAACCAGAGCGGGGATTGATGGAGAACTAATACCGGCAGCGGAGCCTGCGTGCGCCCAGGCACAAAACTAAAATAACGGGCTCGCACGAACAGATTCAGCGCCTCCAATGCCATAATAAACGTATTTAAACCGTCTCTCTCTGAGCTTTGCTACGAGATGGGCTTTTTAATGCCGCTCCTCTGGGAATTGAACCCGGGTTGTCCGGCGGAGTgggggcagcggggctgtgCCGGGCGGGCTCGGGAGATGGGGCCGGGGCGGGACGGGAGCCGGGCGCGCCAGGTGAAGCCCCCCGGAGCCGGGGCACCGCAGcagcgcacacacacacacacacacacacacacacacacacacacacacacacacacacacatgcacacacacccccaccccagccctcccGGCACCCCTCCTGGCTCCCCAGGGCCGGGTCTCCCCCTCTCCGCAGCGGCGGGGACGCGCTGGCagcagccccgcagccccgcatCGCCCCCCAATTAGCGGCCGCGGGGGCGGCCGGGGGCGGCTCGCTGTCGCGTCCCCCGCTGGGGTGGGAAGTTTCTAAAACAAAGTCGCCGGGCTAATGGCcccgggcgggagcggcggggccgcgcaCACTCCAGTGCGCCCGCTCAAAGCCAGCGCGaccgcggggccgccgccgcctccgccgcgCTCGCTAATGAAGTTTTGTCAAAGACAATTACGGGCCCGGCGGGGGCAGGAGGCCGCGATGAAAAGGCGGCTTTGTGCGGCCGAGACggcgcggctccccgggcaccCCCGGCCCTTCCTGCGCCCCCGCGGTGACCCCCGCGCCCGGCCCGCTCCCCGCGGGGACACGGCCCTGCCGCCCGGCCCCAGGTGAGGCACAGCCGGGCTGGGGCCGCCACCGAGGGCCCCGAGCTGCGGCCCGATCCACCGAGGAACGGAGCCAGCCCCGAGAAGTGAGGGCCGAGGCAGCGGGCAGccgctgctgcttcctccacaCACCCCTGGCTCAGGGTTTCTGCCCCCTGTCCACCTCCTTCCCCaaagaggggctgctgcagaggattCCTGCTTCCTCCACACACCCCTGGCTCAGGGTTTCTGCCCCCTGTCCACCTCCTTCCCCaaagaggggctgctgcagaggattCCTGCTTCCTCCACACACCCCTGACTCAGGGTTTCTgccccctctccccctcctttCCCCTGCTTCATCGTTGTTGCATTCAGCAATTGGGAGAATCCGTCCAAAAACTGTCAAACGATCTGGCTAAATCTGTTTAAATATACACTGGAGAGACATGAGATTGGGGTCTTGGACTGCAGCTGCCTTCAGCTCTGTCTGAGCCAGAGGAGGTGTGGGAGAGCGGGACAATCACCATCCCTCAGCACCTTCCCCGAactgccagcactggctgctgtcctCCATCTCAGCTCCCTGGTcacctcccctccctgccatccccagccAACGTGGGCAGCACAACACACCCTGGCACTCTCCTGGAGAGGACAGGGAACCATTTCTGAGTTGTGAGAAAGTCTGGACAATACACGTGACCAGCTAGGGTGCTTCCCAACCTTTGAAGCACAGTCCTCCTTTCAGGAACACAAGAGAGGCAGAcccttcctttgctgctgcACAAGCACATGAGgagaacagccctggcactgaaATGGTCCAGACCCCTCACCCCCAGATCCTGGCTGTTGTCCTGTTCCCCTACAGGTTTCCCATCCCACAATGAAGGGACAGATTTTActgcctttgcagcagcaaTTAGTTCAAAATGATCTCAAAAACTGCACAAGCAGCTGCCCAGGCCAGGTGTCATTTCAGGATCAAAGCATCTGTtagaggaaaattatttttgccattgtattgctttttttcttttacctactgttcatctgaaaataaattacaggCCAGAACAGGTGGATAACATTCTGGAATGATTTAATGATTTATTTAATCTGGATTCTCTTTCAATCTACTTAGCAGGatgaatactttttttttagcCTGAATCCAAAAGCCTGTCTTTTCAtctaaagaagagaaaataccctaaaacactgctctgctgctgtcaaGGTGTActctccactgctgctgct from Melospiza georgiana isolate bMelGeo1 chromosome 14, bMelGeo1.pri, whole genome shotgun sequence includes the following:
- the IRX6 gene encoding iroquois-class homeodomain protein IRX-6 produces the protein MSFSQFGYPYSTTSQFFVPASPSTTCCEAAPRSGPDASSAPAAASLCCAPYESRLLAPGRAELNAALGMYSAPYAAGQGYGNYLPYGAEPAALYTALNPQYEIKDGAGTLHSGIAQPATYYSYDHSLGQYQYDRYGTVDFGGSARRKNATRETTSTLKTWLYEHRKNPYPTKGEKIMLAIITKMTLTQVSTWFANARRRLKKENKMTWSPKNKAGEERKEGTPREDDEYSAEGEGREQKSYKEDKDLRFSDLEEEEEEEEEEAGKPEKGRTSSLQEAPSLGAALPEAPRGDCSLPGPFHAFPCAKAPAADFAPASLAGPPPPYAPAEKPRIWSLARTAGASAARRGSPEGRGAEGGGGAAGEQPLPAKAFRSSAFSLQPLPRSCASHRGLGEPCQFAAAGEGFGRGAKGGPGGTELGGTCLDRLRTAFRPVLRR